Proteins found in one Actinokineospora alba genomic segment:
- a CDS encoding DUF6912 family protein, giving the protein MRVYVPATVAMLDELNSSGELVAVGNTAFSLTPALRESYATGGDEELEYAAMLDAARASLRLLNAELAKDPKTAMRRAVVSADVDGALLRPDLDYAVVKLAGPIPMKVIAAIHLDTEDAQDAVRAAAAVVDAADLGDPDAEFTLGDAEDHELAWYAPQELPFLLELL; this is encoded by the coding sequence GTGAGGGTGTACGTACCGGCGACGGTGGCCATGCTGGATGAGCTCAACTCCAGCGGGGAGCTGGTCGCGGTGGGCAACACCGCGTTCTCGCTGACCCCCGCCCTGCGTGAGTCGTACGCGACCGGCGGTGACGAGGAACTGGAGTACGCCGCCATGCTCGACGCCGCCCGGGCCTCGCTGCGCCTGCTCAACGCCGAGTTGGCCAAAGACCCGAAGACCGCCATGCGCCGCGCGGTCGTCTCCGCCGACGTCGACGGCGCGCTGCTGCGGCCCGACCTGGACTACGCGGTGGTCAAGCTGGCCGGTCCGATCCCGATGAAGGTGATCGCCGCGATCCACCTCGACACCGAGGACGCGCAGGACGCCGTGCGGGCCGCCGCCGCGGTCGTCGACGCCGCCGACCTGGGCGACCCGGACGCCGAATTCACCCTGGGCGACGCCGAGGACCACGAGTTGGCCTGGTACGCGCCGCAGGAGCTGCCGTTTTTGCTGGAGTTGCTGTAG